A genomic window from Natronorubrum aibiense includes:
- a CDS encoding SRPBCC family protein, translating into METVSMSRRFNTDPNTLQALITDVEPFMYGAGFDRVDRTGSVLELENSVGLATITLELELVDEPDAVLAYEHREGIFDQMTTRYELDTYGNHTELTATTAFELEMALVGMILDATVIKRQRRKELAAQFDYLAEKI; encoded by the coding sequence ATGGAAACGGTCTCAATGTCGCGGCGGTTCAATACGGATCCGAACACACTCCAGGCGCTCATCACGGACGTTGAGCCGTTCATGTATGGGGCCGGGTTCGACCGTGTCGACAGAACGGGATCGGTCCTCGAACTCGAGAACAGTGTCGGACTCGCGACGATCACACTCGAGTTAGAACTCGTCGATGAGCCGGATGCGGTGCTCGCCTACGAGCACCGAGAGGGAATCTTCGACCAGATGACGACACGGTACGAACTGGACACATACGGCAACCACACAGAACTGACTGCGACGACGGCGTTCGAACTCGAGATGGCGCTCGTTGGCATGATTTTGGATGCGACGGTTATCAAACGACAGCGCCGAAAAGAACTCGCTGCACAGTTCGATTACCTCGCCGAAAAAATTTGA